In Pseudomonas saponiphila, the genomic stretch ATATAGGCGGTGCGCGAGCCGGTCATCTGGTAGGCCACGCCCCGGGCCATTTCCAGCACCCCCAGGGAAACGATGAACGACGGAATGCGCCAGGCCACGGTGATCGATCCGGTGATGGTTCCCGCCAGCGCCGCACACGCCATGCCCAGCAACGCCGCAGGTACCACGCTCCAGCCCCAGCCGAGGATCGCCACGCTGACCGTCGAAGCGGCCAGGGCCAGCACCGAGCCAACGGACAAATCGATGCCGCCGATGATCAGCACAAAGGTCATGCCCACCGCCAGCACCATCAGGTCGGGAATCTGGTTGGCCAGGGTGCTGAACGTGTCATAGGAGAGGAAGTGACTGCTGAGCAGGGAGAACAGAACAATCATCCCCAACAAGGCCCCCGCCAGCCCCAGGTAAGTGCCGAGGCCGTAGTAATGGCCGCCTCGCTTGCCGCTTGCAGGTGCAGTATTCATGGTGCGTTCCTAGGCGCCACTTCATTGAGCAGCGCATCTCGTTTCTGATAGCCGGCAAAGGCGGCGGCAAGCAATTCGTCCTGGGTCCAGCTGTCACGCTCGAAGGTGTCGATCAGACGTCCGGCAGACAGCACGCCGATGCGGTCGCAGATCAGCATCAACTCGCGCAAGTCGCTGGACACCACCACCAGAGCCTTGCCCTGGCGGGTCAACTCGCCCAGCAGGCCGTAGATATCGAACTTGGCGCCGACATCGATGCCGCGAGTGGGTTCGTCGAACAGCAGCACCGAGCAGTCGCGCTCCAGCCAGCGACCGATCACTACTTTCTGCTGGTTGCCGCCGGACAATTCACTGACCCGTTGCGCCGGGCTGGAACTGCGAATGCGCATGGCGTCGATCTGCCGCCGAGCCAACTGCTCCTCGTCCTGGCCATTGACCAGGCCACGACGGGAAATCGCCGGCATATTGCCCAAGGCGATATTGGCGCTGATCGACTGGGTCAGCAGCAGGCCCTCTCCCTTGCGGTCCTCGGTGATCAGGGCAATACCGTTGGCCACGGCGTCCACCGGCGAGCGAATGCTCACAGGCCGCGCCGGCGTCCCCAGGGCAATGCTGCCGCTGTCGGCAGCATCGGCGCCGAAGATCAGGCGCAACAGCTCAGTACGCCCTGCCCCGATCAGCCCGGAAATCCCGAAGATCTCGCCGCTGCGCACCGCAAACGACACATCGCGAACCTTGTCCGAACGGCAAAGGTTGCTCACCGTCAGCGCCGGGGCGCCGATCTTGCGCTCACCCAGATCGATATGCTCGCCCAGCTCGCGCCCCACCATCAGGTTCACCAACTGCTCGCTGTTGTAGTTGGCCATGGGCTCGACACAGACCAGGCAACCATCGCGCAATACGGCAATGCGCTGGGCAATCCGGGACAGTTCTTCCAGGCGATGGGAGATATAGATGATCGATACACCCCGAGCCTGCAGACGGGCGATCTGCTCGAAAAGCATCTCCACCTCGCGAGCCGTGAGCATGGCCGTGGGCTCATCAAGAATCAGCACATGGCAGTCGCCGATCAGGTTGCGGGCAATCTCCACCATTTGCTGATGGCCGATGCCCAACTCGCCCACCAGGGTGTCAGGATCGATGGCGTCCAGGCCGACCTGGGCCATGGCTTCGATCGCCGCCTTGCGCAGTTGCTTGCGGCTGATCCAGCCGCCATTGCTGGGCAGGTTGTCGAGAAACAGGTTTTCGGCCACCGACAGGGTCGGCAGCAGGTTGAGCTCCTGCATGACCATGCGGATACCCAGGTCCTCGGCCTGGGTGCGGCTAGCGGGACGATAGTCCTGACCATTGAACTGCATGTGCCCGATGGTCGGACTGACCAGGCCACCGATGATCTTCGACAGGGTACTCTTGCCGGCACCGTTTTCCCCGGTCAGGGCCAGCACCTCCCCGCGCAGCAGCGTCAGGTCGATGCCGGTCAATACCGGTTGTGCATAGGTCTTGCCGATACCGCTGACCGAAAGGACAGCGTTCGCAGCGGAAACTGACATAGGAAACTCTCCATGCGCTCACCCTTGCGGGCGAGCGCCGTTGGGCCGTCGCAACGACTATTTGGTGACCAGCGCAACCGGAGTTTCGATCACGCCATTGGCACCGCTGTCGACCTTCTCGCCCTTGAGGA encodes the following:
- a CDS encoding sugar ABC transporter ATP-binding protein; this translates as MSVSAANAVLSVSGIGKTYAQPVLTGIDLTLLRGEVLALTGENGAGKSTLSKIIGGLVSPTIGHMQFNGQDYRPASRTQAEDLGIRMVMQELNLLPTLSVAENLFLDNLPSNGGWISRKQLRKAAIEAMAQVGLDAIDPDTLVGELGIGHQQMVEIARNLIGDCHVLILDEPTAMLTAREVEMLFEQIARLQARGVSIIYISHRLEELSRIAQRIAVLRDGCLVCVEPMANYNSEQLVNLMVGRELGEHIDLGERKIGAPALTVSNLCRSDKVRDVSFAVRSGEIFGISGLIGAGRTELLRLIFGADAADSGSIALGTPARPVSIRSPVDAVANGIALITEDRKGEGLLLTQSISANIALGNMPAISRRGLVNGQDEEQLARRQIDAMRIRSSSPAQRVSELSGGNQQKVVIGRWLERDCSVLLFDEPTRGIDVGAKFDIYGLLGELTRQGKALVVVSSDLRELMLICDRIGVLSAGRLIDTFERDSWTQDELLAAAFAGYQKRDALLNEVAPRNAP